The Ziziphus jujuba cultivar Dongzao chromosome 5, ASM3175591v1 genome segment TGAGCCTCACTTGCCCACTGTTTGTAATAAATTGGAACCTATCCATATggtaaaaaacaatttaaatcatatatttcataaatattttacaaataaattccattccACCAACCAGCTGGATTACCCATTTAATCtgggaaaatattaaaaataaaagcttttttttcctccatgCGATGtaatctattaattaatttaaatatgactCACACCCATAATTTATTAGCTCGAAACCTACTTGTTTAGAGATCAAAaactaagtaaataaaaataaaaagatatcaaaAAGATTTTCCTGGATATATTCTATAAAAACGAGAAACAGAATGATTTAAACAAATATGATTGAAGAACAAGGCATACGTGGAGGGTACCTAACCTAACAGTCTTCACTACGAGACACATCCACTTATTGGGCTAAAAGCGATATGATCCAATGGCTCCAAAACGAGGATACCCCACATCCTTTGAGGCCTTCTTTTCGCAttgtacttattttttattcttccaTAAAATATGATTTGTCACGTGCAAAAATAAGTTGATTAAATGTAGAAAGTAATTTTTAGTCACACTGGCTTAACAAACAAGAACCACGTGCGTACCAAACATTAGTCTGCTGCTGACCATCAAGGTTAGATCTAATAGTGAAAGAGAAGAttcatcaagaaaaaaaaaaaaaaaaaaaaaagtccaatagCGAATAATTGCTTTGCTTTGCTAAAGTTTTTTGCCTGCAGCTGGAAATAGTGTAAATCTTCATGCTCGTAGTCATTTaaaattccttctttttttttggggggggggggggggggggggtataGCTCATAGAGAATTTCTTAATGAGAACAAATTATAAACAGGGAATATAATAATGTAAATTGAGAAAGTCAATGAATGAAGTTGGCGAATCAGAGCTGTGACATTTTCGACGCATTGTCGCAGTAGCGATTTCCCGATTTGAGATATTTTCTAACATTTATGTCGTTTATTTTCAAAAGAACCATAAAAAGCAATGATTTTTCCAACGGGGTATACCTGATAGTCTTGCAAGTATAATTGGACTATGGTCCAAATAGTTTATCAATTCATCTGTTAAtataatttaccaaaacaagaaaaaaaatcatttgttAACAGATGAGTTTGAAATTTGGGATGCTAATAGATAAATGAATTTTTGTATTTCTTGAGATTCATTGCTAATGTAGGCGCTATTAGTAATGGTGATggccaataatttttttaaataaatatatttaaaaagtactacaaatatttgttcattttttgtttgcaaTAATATAAgtcatttaaataatcaaaagaGCCAAAGAACCCGTTACAAGGGGAAAAAAGTTAATACCCACTAACCCTTTAATTATCCTTATGAAAGGTACCAAAAATGTTGGCTAAAGAGAGTACAGGAACCAAAAATTAATCTACCTTATCATATTAACGATGATGAATAAAGAAACTTCTTAGAATTAATCCAAATGGTTACCATTTTGACTCTGATAAATGAGGTTTAACCAATGAAGTAAAACAAAtctaaaaaagttaataaaagattttaaagaaatttgttttctatattttaactACCATTGGatttcaaatcttttttttttttagaacacAGTAAAAGATTGtaaatttttctcattatttaGGAAGATCTAACGTGAAGGTGTAAATATGATTAAACACAAAGTgtaaaaaatgtattattgGGTTTGATCTTGAGTAATTGATAGGAATTAGTTGGATCCTTTTCAATAATtacaatttttacaaaaaatgaCTACATCTTCTTACATTAGTGGTATATCCTGGGTGCAAATCAGTTTTAGTTTGAAGAATGAGGTATATCCTGGAACTGAATTGCTCTTTTAGTCTAGCTTTGACCTAACTAAATGGACAGATTTCAAAGAATAAAATGGTTAAATTAATATACTTTTAATTGATATAaacaaatctattaaaaaaacaataatggtAAAAGCAAACAAATAGGGTGCTCCTATTTGCACGACCAAAATTTCTACTTGCAGCGAGATTATGTAAAATGACAAAAAACACTTTTATAATTTCTCCTTCTGAATTAATCAATTTTGCAACGCAcgccttcatcttcttcttcatctagaCAGCAAGACATAAATCCAAAGCTCAATCACAGATGGAAAATACCATAAAAAATGGCACTAGCTATGCTTCTTGTTCCATTGTAATATGTAATGGATGCAACCCCAACCTTTTCCATAACCGTCTCTCCCATCCCATTGCAATCCTGCTAATGTAATTTCTCGAAAAATACTCTGCGATCTCGAAATGGAGAGCAAGATCACCGAGGacctttttgaaaaaagaacTTATTGCTGTTAGAGAAGTCTCCAAGTACATGATAGAGGGTgacttttaatgaaaaaaaccgTAAGAGAATAATGAATCGACTAAAacttataaagaaaaataaaataaggattttctttgtaatcttaCATATAAATGCTGTGTGGGGAAGAAAGTTTGGTCGCGCGAGTACCGTTACTCAAAAACAATGTATAGTGGGTTTTTTGTAACTAAGCCCATTTATTACACCTGTCTAAACCCAACCATCAAGCCCAATTAACAAAGGTAAAGAAGACACTTCAAGTTGAAGTTGGCTTTCAATTTCTAAATTTCTAAATTCTGGGCCCAATTAAAACTAAACGATtggagttaaaagaaaaaaatgaataaatacaaataaaaaagggCAAAGAAAAGAAGTAAAGCGCAAAACACTGTACAGACAGACAGGAATCGCAATCCGAAACTCAAAAAGACCTAGAAATAAACagtagcagaagaagaagaagaagaagaagggaaagttTCACGTGCAACACGCGCCCAAAAAGAGCGTGAAACAGCAGTTTTCCACAAACAAATTCCTTCGGGGAGGAAAAACCGGATGCCACTTGTCTTGTTGTTagagaaatagagagagaattttggaaggaaaaaaaaaaaaaaaagagaaatacagaagagaaaaagaaaatcaaaagtcACTCACTTGTCggtttctttttggttttttataattagtaattttcgagaaaaataataataaagagtgACTTGTTTGTAAatcaaattatcataaataataataataataataataaataaaataaaataataaaataatcataataatagtCCTTGGCTGTGCACAAAGTCTTGTGTACTGCCCACACTCTCTTCTCTATCTCTTCCATGGGCTTCAATTCAACCCTTTCTATAAGCCGCCGCAGCCGCCGCTACTAGTCGTCGTCTCCAATACCGGCCTTCGTCTTCGGCATTCATCGTACTGGACCACACTGATCGACTCTCTTACATATGGGCGAACAAACCCAAGTTCAGGCTCCgacccaacaacaacaacaagaccAGCCTCAGACCCACACCCAAACCCAAACCCAGAATCAGCCCCTTCATGAATCCCCCTCCACCACCACTACCACCACCGCCTCCATTAACGCCACCACGATAGCCCCAACCAGCGATTCACCCACCGAACTGAGCAATGCTCCAGCCCAATCCTCTTCCCCTCCTTCCAAAATCCCTTTCCGTCCCCGCAAAATTCGCAAGCTTTCCCCTGATAACTCCTCCGACCCTAAATCCTCCTCCTCTCAAATCGTCGTCGTTCCCGAAAACCCCAAACCCACCAAGTCCAAGATCGTACAGCAACGCGCCGCCGTGACCTTGCCGAAGATCGCGGCCCGATCTCTCTCCTGCGAAGGTGAAGTCGAAATCGCGCTCCGCCATTTGCGAAACGCCGATCCACTACTGGCTCCTCTGATCGACATCCACCAGCCTCCGACTTTCGACAGCTTCCACACCCCGTTTCTTGCCCTGACGAAAAGCATTCTCTACCAGCAGCTCGCTTACAAAGCCGGCACGTCAATCTACACGCGCTTCATATCTCTCTGCGGCAGCGAAGCCGGTGTCGTGCCCGAGACGGTTCTTGCCCTAACCCCTCAGCAGCTTAGGCAAATTGGGGTTTCGGGTCGTAAAGCTAGCTACCTCCATGACCTTGCGAGGAAGTACCAGAATGGGATTCTTTCTGATTCGGCGATTGTAAATATGGACGACAAATCGCTGTTCACAATGCTAACGATGGTTAATGGGATTGGATCATGGTCTGTTCACATGTTCATGATTTTCTCGCTTCACAGACCCGATGTGCTTCCCGTGAACGATCTTGGGGTTCGCAAAGGTGTCCAGCTTCTTTACAATCTCGAAGAGTTGCCTCGGCCCTCTCAGATGGACCAGTTGTGCGACAAGTGGAGGCCTTACCGGTCAGTCGCTGCATGGTATATGTGGAGGTTTGCTGAAGCGAAAGGTGCTCCTTCCAGCGCTGCAGCAGTGGCTGCCGGTGCTAGTctgcagcagcagcaacaacaacaggGTGAGCCACAGCACCCGCAGCAACCTCAGCTAATGGATCCCCTTAACATTCTAAATATTGGGTATGATTTCTTTTACTTCCAGTTTATAATTTGTGTCTCAATTCCTTGTTTTAGcgcttttgttgttgttgttgttgtttgctGGTTGTACATGCTTGTTTCTTTTATGCTTCTTGCTGGTAGAAAATTTTGGTACCTTTTTACTTTCAGACATGTATTCGGTACTTTTCTTTCATCTGTTGCAAATCTTGGTGCttgtatttttttctaatattaggaccaaaattaaatttataatccaTGAACAAACACAATTATTTATCCCCTTAAGGTTTCAGTGTCTATGTTTCTTCTATCTTGGTCTTGGTCGTTTAACCTTCATAGATAACTCAGAACACGCTAAGAATTTGAGTTTGGAGGAATTATGCTTTTGAAGTAGGATCCATGGTGTTTCAGAGGTGTCCCAAAAATGCATTTCAGATGCTGTGTTTGTGCGTCTTGTACTTGCTGAACTCTCACTTCTGTGCTTGACATGCTGtgttattaattaaaatgttcTTCTGGATGATGACATCTGCATGCCACGGAAAGAAAGATGACACCTTGGCCATATTATAGACATCAACAACTTTTATTTAGATTTCTCTTGAAGACGTCATTAAACTGTTATATCTGTGTGtatttataaattcaaaatgtaCGGACTATACTATCTGGAAATTATTTCCTTTTGAAGCGGAGTAAAACTTTGACCGGATATTAGCATGTTACATGTGAGTGTGATACTAAATATTGAAGGAATATAGGTAATGCACGTGATGTTTAAGGATTACAGAGAAAATATATCCTCTTTCAGAAAAGAAACATATCCTCTTTCTATATGTAGAATCAGATAGGGGCATGTTTTTAGACTAGTATAGATGCATCCTCTCACTTTCTCATCCATATCTGACTTATACAGGAAAAATAGAATACTCATTCCCCTGACTAGTTTTTGCTTCTGAAGGAGAGTaaagaaaaatgatagaaaCTTATAATCACTGCTTGATGATTGGGTAAAGAGAAGAGAATTTTGGAATCTGAATCATGAAAAGGTTTGG includes the following:
- the LOC107420276 gene encoding uncharacterized protein LOC107420276 isoform X2, producing MGEQTQVQAPTQQQQQDQPQTHTQTQTQNQPLHESPSTTTTTTASINATTIAPTSDSPTELSNAPAQSSSPPSKIPFRPRKIRKLSPDNSSDPKSSSSQIVVVPENPKPTKSKIVQQRAAVTLPKIAARSLSCEGEVEIALRHLRNADPLLAPLIDIHQPPTFDSFHTPFLALTKSILYQQLAYKAGTSIYTRFISLCGSEAGVVPETVLALTPQQLRQIGVSGRKASYLHDLARKYQNGILSDSAIVNMDDKSLFTMLTMVNGIGSWSVHMFMIFSLHRPDVLPVNDLGVRKGVQLLYNLEELPRPSQMDQLCDKWRPYRSVAAWYMWRFAEAKGAPSSAAAVAAGASLQQQQQQQGEPQHPQQPQLMDPLNILNIGDIIQVENWKLESSFL
- the LOC107420276 gene encoding DNA-3-methyladenine glycosylase 1 isoform X3, whose product is MGEQTQVQAPTQQQQQDQPQTHTQTQTQNQPLHESPSTTTTTTASINATTIAPTSDSPTELSNAPAQSSSPPSKIPFRPRKIRKLSPDNSSDPKSSSSQIVVVPENPKPTKSKIVQQRAAVTLPKIAARSLSCEGEVEIALRHLRNADPLLAPLIDIHQPPTFDSFHTPFLALTKSILYQQLAYKAGTSIYTRFISLCGSEAGVVPETVLALTPQQLRQIGVSGRKASYLHDLARKYQNGILSDSAIVNMDDKSLFTMLTMVNGIGSWSVHMFMIFSLHRPDVLPVNDLGVRKGVQLLYNLEELPRPSQMDQLCDKWRPYRSVAAWYMWRFAEAKGAPSSAAAVAAGASLQQQQQQQGEPQHPQQPQLMDPLNILNIGLKTGS
- the LOC107420276 gene encoding uncharacterized protein LOC107420276 isoform X1, whose translation is MGEQTQVQAPTQQQQQDQPQTHTQTQTQNQPLHESPSTTTTTTASINATTIAPTSDSPTELSNAPAQSSSPPSKIPFRPRKIRKLSPDNSSDPKSSSSQIVVVPENPKPTKSKIVQQRAAVTLPKIAARSLSCEGEVEIALRHLRNADPLLAPLIDIHQPPTFDSFHTPFLALTKSILYQQLAYKAGTSIYTRFISLCGSEAGVVPETVLALTPQQLRQIGVSGRKASYLHDLARKYQNGILSDSAIVNMDDKSLFTMLTMVNGIGSWSVHMFMIFSLHRPDVLPVNDLGVRKGVQLLYNLEELPRPSQMDQLCDKWRPYRSVAAWYMWRFAEAKGAPSSAAAVAAGASLQQQQQQQGEPQHPQQPQLMDPLNILNIGSGPAMDNQFRACAWGQ